The Ananas comosus cultivar F153 linkage group 2, ASM154086v1, whole genome shotgun sequence genome contains a region encoding:
- the LOC109723687 gene encoding 17.4 kDa class III heat shock protein isoform X2, with amino-acid sequence MADSALFDTAVSHLFHLPETLERLVFPSPRPDEAHRGVRHRGHGGGGGAAAEHDGEKGFGSVPADVLETPKEYTFFLDVPGFSKADIQVTLENEKVLVIKSAGKRKREEAEEEGCKYLRLERRASPRFLRKFRLPDDANPSAITAKCENGVLTVVVEKLPPPESKTRTVEVTIA; translated from the exons ATGGCGGATTCGGCCCTGTTCGACACGGCGGTGAGCCACCTCTTCCACCTACCGGAGACGCTCGAGAG GCTCGTGTTCCCCTCGCCGCGCCCCGACGAGGCCCACCGCGGCGTCCGCCACCGTGGCcacggcggaggaggcggcgccgctGCCGAGCACGACGGTGAGAAGGGGTTCGGGAGCGTCCCCGCCGACGTGCTCGAGACCCCCAAGGAGTACACCTTCTTCCTCGACGTCCCCGGGTTCTCCAAGGCCGATATCCAG GTGACATTGGAGAATGAGAAGGTGCTGGTAATAAAGAGTGCAGGGAAGCGAAAGAGGGAGGAAGCAGAGGAGGAAGGATGCAAGTACCTGCGCCTGGAGCGGAGGGCCTCACCGCGATTCTTGAGGAAGTTCCGGCTACCTGACGACGCCAATCCGTCGGCGATCACCGCCAAGTGCGAGAACGGCGTGCTTACCGTGGTCGTCGAGAAGCTGCCGCCGCCGGAGAGCAAGACAAGGACTGTTGAGGTTACAATAGCTTAG
- the LOC109723687 gene encoding 17.4 kDa class III heat shock protein isoform X1, giving the protein MADSALFDTAVSHLFHLPETLERLVFPSPRPDEAHRGVRHRGHGGGGGAAAEHDGEKGFGSVPADVLETPKEYTFFLDVPGFSKADIQVTLENEKVLVIKSAGKRKREEAEEEGCKYLRLERRASPRFLRKFRLPDDANPSAITAKCENGVLTVVVEKLPPPESKTRTVEVTIA; this is encoded by the exons ATGGCGGATTCGGCCCTGTTCGACACGGCGGTGAGCCACCTCTTCCACCTACCGGAGACGCTCGAGAGGCTCGTGTTCCCCTCGCCGCGCCCCGACGAGGCCCACCGCGGCGTCCGCCACCGTGGCcacggcggaggaggcggcgccgctGCCGAGCACGACGGTGAGAAGGGGTTCGGGAGCGTCCCCGCCGACGTGCTCGAGACCCCCAAGGAGTACACCTTCTTCCTCGACGTCCCCGGGTTCTCCAAGGCCGATATCCAG GTGACATTGGAGAATGAGAAGGTGCTGGTAATAAAGAGTGCAGGGAAGCGAAAGAGGGAGGAAGCAGAGGAGGAAGGATGCAAGTACCTGCGCCTGGAGCGGAGGGCCTCACCGCGATTCTTGAGGAAGTTCCGGCTACCTGACGACGCCAATCCGTCGGCGATCACCGCCAAGTGCGAGAACGGCGTGCTTACCGTGGTCGTCGAGAAGCTGCCGCCGCCGGAGAGCAAGACAAGGACTGTTGAGGTTACAATAGCTTAG